Proteins found in one Fulvitalea axinellae genomic segment:
- a CDS encoding DNA/RNA non-specific endonuclease: MLRSLALILISIFALFSCQENNYTEDFDYIPEGISYSNSGRYIPETLMPYRSGQTVVDHGNYALAYSETHEQAEWAAYKLTPEQVNNRHITRKNYFKTDPTTYISSAKHSDYSYTGYARGHLVPATHMAYDLTAYKKTFYMSNMSPQIQNGFNAGIWSRLETQTMKWVTNGTGEKWVFTGPILYPGLPKLTQYAANSSRLNWDIVTNISVPQYFYKIIYDPDEEWVIAFIFENRPHNGRESFMEYVTTVDAIESYTGIDFLREVEDEMENWLESTIDTSFWE; the protein is encoded by the coding sequence ATGTTGAGAAGTTTAGCCCTAATTCTGATCTCAATCTTTGCGTTATTTTCGTGCCAAGAGAATAATTATACCGAGGATTTCGATTATATCCCTGAGGGAATATCATACAGTAATTCTGGAAGGTATATTCCCGAGACGTTAATGCCTTATCGCTCTGGACAGACGGTGGTCGATCATGGGAATTATGCGTTGGCTTATTCAGAAACGCATGAGCAGGCTGAATGGGCGGCTTATAAATTGACGCCCGAGCAGGTGAACAACAGACATATTACAAGGAAAAACTACTTTAAGACAGACCCCACCACCTATATTTCCTCGGCGAAGCACTCGGATTATAGCTATACGGGGTATGCCCGAGGACACTTGGTGCCAGCGACGCATATGGCTTATGATTTGACAGCGTACAAAAAGACTTTCTACATGAGCAATATGTCTCCCCAAATCCAGAACGGGTTCAACGCCGGGATTTGGTCTAGACTTGAGACGCAGACAATGAAATGGGTGACGAACGGCACGGGCGAAAAATGGGTTTTCACAGGTCCGATCCTATACCCGGGCTTGCCTAAGCTTACCCAGTACGCCGCCAATTCCAGCAGATTGAATTGGGATATTGTCACAAATATTTCTGTTCCCCAATATTTTTATAAAATCATATATGATCCGGACGAGGAATGGGTTATCGCATTTATTTTTGAAAACCGTCCGCATAATGGTAGGGAGTCGTTTATGGAATACGTTACAACGGTCGATGCGATTGAATCCTATACAGGCATTGATTTTTTGAGAGAAGTGGAGGACGAAATGGAAAATTGGTTGGAGTCCACAATAGATACTTCTTTCTGGGAATAG
- the sucC gene encoding ADP-forming succinate--CoA ligase subunit beta, whose amino-acid sequence MNIHEYQAKEILARFGVKVPVGYVADTPEEAVEVAKRIKEETDTPAYVVKAQIHAGGRGKGGGVKLAQDFDEVKDLAGKIIGMTLVTPQTGAEGKLVNKVLITEDSFYPGPSDIRELYVSILLDRNTGTNVIMASTEGGMDIEEVAEKTPEKIIKEWIDPAVGLQGFQARKVAYALGLEGAAHKDMVKFLFALYKAYEGSDASQVEINPALKTADDQILALDAKVNIDDNALYRHKDIATMRDITEEAPEEVEAGEYGLNYVKLDGNVGCMVNGAGLAMATMDIIKLSGGEPANFLDVGGTANAQTVEAGFRIIMKDPNVKAILINIFGGIVRCDRVANGVVEAYKNIGDIKIPIIVRLQGTNAEEAAKIINESGLEVESAIVLKDAAEKVKEAVA is encoded by the coding sequence ATGAACATACACGAATATCAAGCAAAAGAAATCCTCGCTCGCTTTGGGGTTAAAGTTCCTGTAGGTTATGTCGCCGATACGCCTGAAGAGGCTGTGGAGGTAGCAAAACGCATCAAGGAAGAAACCGACACTCCAGCATATGTAGTTAAGGCCCAAATCCACGCAGGCGGACGCGGTAAAGGTGGTGGCGTAAAATTAGCCCAAGATTTTGACGAGGTTAAGGACTTAGCCGGCAAAATCATCGGCATGACCTTGGTCACTCCACAAACTGGCGCCGAAGGCAAACTCGTAAATAAAGTTCTTATCACGGAAGACTCTTTCTACCCGGGGCCTTCGGATATCCGCGAGCTTTATGTAAGTATTCTTCTTGACCGTAACACTGGCACCAACGTGATTATGGCATCCACCGAAGGTGGTATGGATATCGAGGAAGTGGCGGAGAAAACTCCGGAAAAGATCATCAAAGAGTGGATTGACCCGGCTGTTGGTCTACAAGGTTTCCAAGCCAGAAAAGTGGCTTACGCTCTCGGCCTTGAAGGAGCCGCCCACAAAGACATGGTCAAGTTTCTCTTCGCCCTTTACAAGGCCTACGAAGGCTCTGACGCCTCACAGGTCGAGATCAACCCGGCCCTCAAAACCGCCGACGACCAGATCTTGGCTCTCGACGCCAAAGTGAACATCGACGACAACGCTTTATACCGCCATAAAGATATCGCCACCATGCGCGACATCACGGAAGAAGCCCCTGAGGAAGTTGAAGCCGGCGAGTACGGATTGAACTACGTAAAACTCGACGGCAACGTAGGTTGCATGGTAAACGGCGCTGGACTCGCTATGGCCACCATGGACATCATCAAACTCTCGGGTGGCGAGCCAGCTAACTTTCTTGACGTGGGAGGTACTGCTAACGCCCAAACTGTTGAGGCCGGGTTCCGTATCATCATGAAAGACCCTAACGTAAAAGCTATCCTGATCAACATCTTCGGAGGTATCGTACGTTGCGACAGAGTTGCGAATGGCGTTGTCGAGGCTTACAAGAATATTGGAGACATTAAGATTCCGATCATTGTTCGCCTTCAGGGAACGAACGCCGAAGAGGCAGCCAAAATCATCAACGAATCTGGCCTTGAGGTAGAATCGGCCATCGTATTGAAAGACGCCGCCGAAAAAGTGAAAGAAGCCGTAGCTTGA
- a CDS encoding SixA phosphatase family protein, with protein sequence MEKKLLIMRHGEAEWARPGEPDFDRRLSASGRKEASEAGLWMSQNLLIPDVVLVSGAKRTRQTAKRVVSKWYNCNPDIKYLDELYRSNHQQMLGEVNKIKNDFKIALIVAHNPTVTQFVEYLTGIPYGGMSTGSCIEIRFGLDSWAWVSKGLGEPGLFFSPSK encoded by the coding sequence ATGGAAAAGAAACTGTTGATAATGCGTCACGGCGAAGCGGAATGGGCCAGGCCCGGTGAGCCGGATTTTGACAGGAGACTGTCGGCTTCAGGGCGGAAGGAGGCTTCGGAGGCCGGTTTGTGGATGAGTCAGAATCTCCTGATTCCAGATGTCGTTTTGGTTAGTGGAGCCAAAAGAACAAGGCAAACAGCGAAGCGTGTTGTGTCTAAATGGTATAATTGCAATCCTGATATTAAATATCTTGATGAATTATATCGGTCAAATCATCAACAAATGCTGGGAGAGGTAAATAAAATCAAGAATGATTTTAAAATTGCGCTGATTGTAGCGCATAATCCGACGGTTACCCAATTTGTCGAATACTTAACGGGAATTCCTTACGGGGGAATGTCTACAGGCAGTTGTATCGAAATTCGTTTTGGGCTGGATTCTTGGGCGTGGGTGTCGAAGGGGTTGGGAGAGCCTGGTTTGTTTTTTTCTCCTTCAAAATAA
- a CDS encoding PID-CTERM protein-sorting domain-containing protein: MKRNIRFAGLCLFFSVVFMKYANAQVSQEGANSGNSGYPIGNMEYNELESDVVTTSGLGGDGDTPPGPKVPIDGGVTLLVGAGVALGYRTLKNKKASMKK, translated from the coding sequence TTGAAAAGAAATATACGTTTTGCCGGCCTGTGCTTATTTTTTTCTGTGGTATTTATGAAATATGCCAATGCTCAAGTGAGCCAAGAAGGAGCCAATAGTGGGAACAGCGGGTATCCTATTGGGAATATGGAATATAATGAATTGGAGAGCGATGTTGTGACAACAAGCGGACTCGGCGGTGACGGGGATACCCCTCCAGGACCAAAGGTGCCGATTGATGGCGGAGTGACCTTGTTAGTTGGTGCCGGAGTTGCACTTGGTTACAGAACCTTAAAGAACAAAAAGGCGAGCATGAAAAAGTGA
- a CDS encoding T9SS type A sorting domain-containing protein translates to MTKVLCPNRYTSFHKLMKRFTHKQHFPAGRSISSPHKGLLAKFFFMACLLALLAPPINTFAQSEASVPDTVYRWMGPEHSSSSSSKFTYTTNWNSLKIHQHGSPTSTNAWEYEENGVKKYDRWPGENGIAVFEKDFYSNIKIPSNTTILCKRIEIQIKSGVSPKRGVQLKFQIGNGGNENTDTNAKFFVQEGLALTSSTETDFNSSVDIVMWGHSHIKMKTLSQNGFPIADEIRNRGNNHTIELTPSAEDSPLIIPRVTGSGEGGPGKLFKLKILPTEPDVEIQFHGTTTLLGEFETNSNANLNLEDKELIIQNDWTGELGPNNQGTIKISGDKDPQTIGPELNLDDLVIEKPTGSTVKFENDVTVNGTLDTSGNDGTIDDDGDHINAEGDWVGNSSDKVKLLGDNDQNLDLSNSLTMLHIDKGAGTVTVSQDATTSNLYTKGDFSFSGNTVEVTGDWTGETTNITGNGKVKITGSGTHQINPEVDIDNLEIATSGTVNMVNTVTVNGSLDIQTATLNLSGQSLNVSGNIQGLESSINSGKLSLTGASDQIIEQTINHQGDFDIIKTGGTVTVDGLQRVYGTFTTGENTNLRLNQKINLQGDWTGPSGTITASDESAEVRFGGATGPVSVDSKHTVPYVFVNKPNTSITFQDDFTVSKMLTLSSGAVNTNGKLVLQWNEDGNAMIPQTSFVNSDDGNNKTINGDIKVERHIAKYDDEGSLIDQTPDWHHIGPLIGGMTLSDWNDKIGVILDSDTYHGSVATFQENTYGDFASNPANDGSTSTPYWHREESLGINLTPGLGYNIYTLAPSITDGSISFEETGAINLGNVSVTLNEPSGDNSNYGFYYLSNPYPCPISWTELYYSQSTALQGQLSKICYVWDTYLNSYRVLHAAGSSEESAIPGGIVADHVMLAPGQAFFIKLNHETTSAQTFNFTEESKVDYPVHDVPQYRKAPQPLAFEGIILTIEAPAHGKSPIGFKFDDKASPDFDISEDIIQFGEAYLSSHNTERLETGEKNNVSTRFNVMPFPEKGSQLDLSFAARNYGTHTIKISEFRNLKESRKLTLHDNFLDKDIDLTTADKYSFEVTKNKASYASNRFAVKLGNKHIMNPVNVTGPKKLFAGKGRKVTVPVSAEGFKHMKDLTVSLGWDPAILSVERVKTELEGDFSYTQPESGKLNINWASSDENGISLPENGILFNLEFIVADETDAYTTGINIMNASGKGFTLVDRILTEAPVTWGNSSLTILPLVGIKATALQTDGTLAGNVAWNWKIEDKKQDQVTNSGTLSASALQGEKLSIEPEINEDGSKKPSVLDLLLIRRHILGVSRLYKALDRYIADANDDYRVSTADISSVRSEILGLEGIQSPWRVIPEDEMEKIEDEDFADIRNDFETVLPSTGVDVKFLIARKGDLTSDGKSYRTATNPVKVELSETRKLENGNLELTLSLNSEKQLDGVQFTIDWDDNTAQLDNVSALMPGQFQSAESTGSLSVIWNESGEARAEDLKFVTLVFSPQKGKKLTGLNLEISSSRTEALAATSDMEQIAIAETSLNTNTEQHTEGLLVGPNPFSDKLSFTFNAHKGETATFNIFNADGQLVESFEKTISEEKETINWNVNQVGTKLTAGIYIYRVTVGGETYNGKVVRKY, encoded by the coding sequence ATGACTAAAGTACTCTGCCCCAACAGATATACTTCATTTCATAAGCTTATGAAACGCTTCACTCACAAACAACATTTCCCTGCGGGCCGGTCAATCTCCAGCCCCCACAAAGGACTCCTAGCCAAGTTCTTTTTCATGGCCTGTCTCCTTGCGTTGTTGGCTCCCCCAATTAATACTTTTGCGCAAAGTGAGGCGTCCGTCCCTGATACTGTCTACCGATGGATGGGACCAGAGCACTCGTCTAGTTCGTCCAGCAAATTCACTTATACGACAAACTGGAATTCCCTTAAAATCCATCAGCATGGCAGTCCCACTTCGACAAATGCTTGGGAATACGAAGAGAATGGCGTGAAAAAGTATGACCGCTGGCCTGGAGAAAACGGAATTGCCGTTTTTGAGAAGGATTTCTATTCCAATATCAAAATCCCAAGCAATACCACGATCCTCTGTAAGCGGATTGAAATTCAGATAAAAAGTGGCGTATCCCCCAAGAGAGGTGTACAGCTTAAATTCCAGATAGGTAACGGAGGTAATGAAAACACTGACACCAACGCAAAGTTTTTCGTTCAGGAAGGTCTCGCCCTAACCTCAAGCACTGAAACGGACTTTAATTCCAGTGTGGACATTGTCATGTGGGGGCATTCTCACATCAAAATGAAAACATTGTCGCAGAACGGATTCCCAATAGCTGACGAAATAAGAAACCGGGGCAACAACCACACGATAGAGCTTACCCCATCGGCAGAGGATTCCCCACTCATTATTCCTCGCGTTACAGGTTCTGGAGAAGGTGGCCCAGGCAAACTGTTTAAATTAAAAATTCTTCCGACAGAGCCTGACGTAGAAATTCAATTTCACGGCACAACCACCCTTCTTGGAGAATTTGAGACAAACTCAAACGCCAACCTCAACCTTGAGGACAAAGAGCTAATAATTCAGAATGATTGGACCGGCGAACTCGGTCCGAATAACCAGGGTACGATAAAAATCAGCGGAGACAAGGATCCGCAAACAATCGGGCCAGAGCTGAACTTGGACGACCTTGTCATTGAAAAGCCTACGGGCTCGACTGTTAAATTCGAAAATGACGTTACCGTAAACGGCACACTTGACACCAGTGGCAATGACGGCACAATAGATGACGACGGTGACCACATCAACGCCGAAGGAGACTGGGTCGGAAACTCGAGCGACAAGGTAAAACTACTGGGCGACAACGACCAAAACCTTGACCTGAGCAACTCTTTGACCATGCTCCATATTGACAAAGGGGCCGGCACCGTTACCGTCAGCCAAGATGCCACCACCTCAAACCTTTACACAAAAGGAGATTTCAGCTTTTCAGGAAACACTGTGGAAGTAACAGGTGATTGGACAGGAGAAACAACCAACATCACTGGTAATGGCAAAGTGAAAATCACGGGAAGCGGCACTCATCAGATTAACCCCGAGGTTGACATTGATAACCTTGAAATCGCGACTAGTGGCACTGTCAACATGGTAAACACCGTCACGGTAAACGGAAGCTTGGATATCCAAACGGCTACGCTCAACTTATCCGGACAAAGCCTCAATGTATCAGGAAACATTCAAGGTTTGGAATCATCAATTAATTCCGGGAAACTCTCTTTAACCGGCGCTTCCGACCAAATCATTGAACAGACCATTAACCACCAAGGAGACTTTGACATAATAAAAACAGGTGGCACTGTAACCGTGGATGGGCTTCAACGGGTTTACGGCACCTTCACCACTGGTGAGAACACAAATTTACGCCTAAACCAAAAAATAAACCTGCAAGGTGATTGGACAGGCCCTTCAGGTACCATCACCGCCAGTGATGAAAGCGCCGAAGTTAGATTTGGTGGCGCAACCGGCCCTGTTTCAGTTGACTCAAAACACACGGTTCCGTACGTTTTCGTAAACAAACCAAACACTTCAATCACATTTCAGGATGACTTCACCGTCTCGAAAATGCTGACTTTATCGAGTGGCGCAGTCAATACCAACGGAAAACTCGTACTCCAATGGAACGAGGACGGCAATGCCATGATCCCCCAAACATCGTTTGTAAACAGCGACGACGGCAACAACAAAACTATTAACGGAGACATCAAGGTGGAGCGCCATATAGCCAAATATGACGACGAAGGAAGCTTGATTGACCAAACTCCGGACTGGCACCATATAGGGCCCCTGATTGGAGGAATGACACTAAGCGACTGGAACGACAAAATTGGAGTTATCTTGGATAGCGACACATACCATGGAAGTGTTGCAACTTTTCAGGAAAACACCTACGGAGACTTCGCCTCCAATCCCGCAAATGACGGTAGTACAAGTACTCCTTATTGGCACAGAGAAGAAAGCCTAGGCATTAACTTAACCCCTGGCCTAGGATATAACATTTACACTCTGGCTCCGTCAATAACAGACGGCTCCATCTCTTTTGAAGAAACAGGTGCCATTAACCTAGGAAATGTTTCCGTCACCTTGAACGAACCATCTGGGGACAACTCGAATTACGGCTTTTACTACCTTTCGAATCCCTACCCCTGCCCTATTTCTTGGACAGAGCTTTATTACTCTCAGTCTACGGCCTTACAAGGTCAGCTTTCGAAAATTTGCTACGTTTGGGATACATATCTGAATTCATATAGGGTCTTACATGCGGCAGGAAGCTCTGAAGAATCTGCCATACCCGGAGGCATTGTTGCGGATCACGTCATGTTGGCTCCCGGACAAGCATTCTTTATCAAATTGAATCACGAAACCACCTCGGCTCAAACTTTCAATTTCACCGAAGAGTCTAAGGTAGACTACCCTGTCCACGATGTTCCTCAATACAGAAAGGCCCCACAACCTCTTGCTTTTGAGGGAATAATTCTGACTATCGAAGCACCCGCCCATGGCAAAAGCCCTATCGGTTTCAAGTTCGATGACAAAGCAAGTCCAGATTTTGACATTTCTGAAGACATTATACAATTCGGAGAAGCGTATCTTTCCTCACACAACACTGAGCGCTTGGAAACAGGCGAAAAGAACAACGTAAGCACTAGATTCAACGTGATGCCTTTCCCCGAAAAGGGATCTCAATTAGACCTAAGCTTCGCCGCCCGAAATTACGGCACGCACACCATCAAGATTAGCGAGTTCCGTAACTTGAAAGAAAGTCGAAAGCTGACGCTACATGACAACTTCCTTGACAAAGACATTGACCTTACTACAGCCGACAAGTACTCCTTTGAAGTGACAAAGAACAAGGCATCCTACGCCTCAAATAGATTCGCTGTCAAGCTCGGAAATAAGCACATCATGAACCCAGTAAACGTTACGGGTCCCAAAAAACTATTTGCCGGCAAAGGCAGAAAAGTCACTGTCCCTGTCTCGGCAGAAGGGTTCAAGCACATGAAAGACCTCACGGTTTCTTTGGGTTGGGATCCTGCAATTCTCTCTGTAGAAAGGGTGAAAACGGAACTTGAAGGGGATTTCTCGTATACTCAACCCGAATCAGGCAAGCTGAACATCAATTGGGCCTCAAGCGATGAAAACGGAATCTCGCTTCCTGAAAACGGAATATTGTTCAATCTCGAGTTCATTGTAGCAGACGAGACAGACGCCTATACAACCGGCATTAATATCATGAACGCGTCAGGTAAGGGATTCACGCTGGTTGACCGTATCCTAACGGAAGCGCCCGTAACTTGGGGGAACAGCTCGCTTACAATCTTGCCACTTGTAGGCATAAAAGCGACAGCTCTGCAGACGGACGGCACATTGGCTGGCAACGTAGCTTGGAATTGGAAAATCGAGGATAAGAAACAAGACCAAGTAACCAATTCCGGAACTCTCAGCGCATCTGCGTTGCAAGGTGAGAAGTTGAGCATAGAACCCGAAATAAACGAAGACGGCAGCAAGAAACCTTCTGTTTTGGACCTCCTGCTTATCCGGAGACATATTTTAGGCGTCTCGCGTCTTTACAAAGCTCTCGACCGCTACATCGCAGACGCAAATGACGACTATAGGGTATCAACCGCCGACATTTCGTCCGTAAGATCGGAAATCCTCGGGCTGGAAGGGATCCAATCCCCTTGGAGAGTAATTCCCGAAGACGAGATGGAGAAAATTGAAGACGAGGATTTTGCGGATATTCGAAATGATTTCGAAACTGTTTTGCCTTCTACTGGAGTTGATGTGAAATTCCTTATAGCCAGAAAAGGCGACCTGACCTCTGACGGAAAATCTTACAGAACAGCTACGAATCCCGTTAAGGTGGAACTGAGCGAAACCCGAAAACTAGAGAATGGCAATTTAGAGTTGACGCTTTCTCTAAATTCGGAAAAACAGCTTGACGGTGTGCAATTCACAATTGATTGGGATGACAATACCGCGCAGCTAGACAATGTCTCAGCTTTGATGCCCGGCCAATTCCAAAGCGCCGAATCTACTGGTAGCTTATCCGTTATCTGGAACGAATCAGGAGAAGCCAGAGCGGAGGATTTGAAGTTTGTGACTTTGGTTTTCTCCCCACAAAAAGGCAAAAAACTAACAGGCTTAAATCTAGAAATCTCATCGTCCAGAACAGAGGCTTTGGCCGCTACAAGTGATATGGAACAAATCGCTATTGCCGAAACCAGCCTCAACACAAATACGGAACAACATACAGAAGGTCTCCTAGTCGGACCAAATCCATTCTCGGACAAGCTGAGCTTTACTTTTAACGCACATAAAGGAGAAACCGCCACATTCAACATTTTCAACGCTGATGGCCAACTTGTCGAAAGTTTCGAAAAGACTATTTCTGAAGAAAAGGAAACGATCAACTGGAACGTTAACCAAGTTGGAACCAAACTGACTGCGGGGATTTATATCTACCGAGTAACCGTAGGTGGCGAAACTTATAACGGGAAAGTGGTTAGAAAATACTAA
- a CDS encoding DEAD/DEAH box helicase yields MKEIETLGLSEEITKGIVELGFEEPTEIQSKVIPLLLEEDRDLIALSQTGTGKTAAYGLPIIHKTEVNEGHIQTLVLSPTRELCLQIANNLEMYAKYVRGVNVVAVYGGASITGQISLLRKRPQIVVATPGRMLDLIRRKKIDLSNVSRVVLDEADEMLDMGFKDELDAILDSTPDERTTILFSATMSPEAERISKRYMSEPVKVSVGRRNAGNRDVTHQCYVVRRDDRYAALKRMMDMHPDIYGIIFCRTRRETKEIADQLLGDGYTADALHGDMTQSQRDAVMGRFRVKSLNMLVATDVAARGLDVESLTHVIHYGLPDDTENYTHRSGRTGRAGKQGQSVSIIGKGDLRRIRFIEKMINQKIERVPVPDAKTVCEKRVGNYLQHLIELDTENTPAEEVMALAVERLQELDKDELIKKLVASKFSDFFTYYQNAKDLNVSGRDSDGRGRDRDRGYDRNDRRGDRRERGGDRVRYSRFKINVGKRDGVNPLKVIDLVNEVSPHMNVEIGKIDIMSSETYFDVDQNFKDHIMGAFKGSQFEGQSLSISEEKERRSFRGGNGGGRGGFNRRDNNRRDDRRSNYNSRPRRSYRS; encoded by the coding sequence ATGAAAGAAATTGAGACGTTGGGCTTGAGCGAAGAGATCACAAAAGGGATCGTAGAATTGGGCTTTGAGGAGCCGACAGAGATCCAGAGTAAGGTGATTCCTTTGTTATTGGAAGAAGACCGTGATCTAATCGCCTTGTCGCAAACGGGGACTGGCAAAACCGCTGCGTACGGATTGCCTATCATTCACAAAACCGAAGTGAATGAAGGACATATCCAGACATTGGTGCTCAGTCCTACTAGGGAACTTTGCCTGCAAATCGCCAACAACCTGGAAATGTACGCCAAATATGTCAGGGGAGTGAATGTTGTAGCCGTTTACGGCGGAGCAAGCATTACCGGACAGATTTCGCTCTTAAGGAAGCGTCCGCAGATTGTAGTGGCCACACCTGGCCGTATGCTGGACCTTATCCGCAGGAAAAAGATCGATTTGAGCAACGTGAGCCGTGTCGTTCTCGACGAGGCTGACGAAATGCTGGACATGGGCTTTAAGGATGAGTTGGACGCCATCCTTGACAGTACGCCGGACGAGCGTACAACGATTCTTTTCTCGGCTACTATGTCGCCGGAAGCGGAAAGAATCTCTAAGCGTTACATGAGCGAGCCGGTTAAAGTATCGGTAGGTCGCCGTAACGCTGGTAACCGTGACGTAACCCACCAATGCTATGTTGTGCGCCGTGACGACCGTTACGCCGCGCTGAAGCGTATGATGGATATGCATCCGGATATCTATGGCATTATCTTCTGCCGTACCAGAAGGGAGACAAAAGAAATCGCTGATCAGCTTTTGGGCGATGGCTACACGGCCGACGCTTTGCACGGTGATATGACCCAGTCACAGCGTGATGCCGTAATGGGACGTTTCCGTGTGAAAAGCCTTAACATGTTGGTTGCTACTGACGTTGCCGCTCGCGGGTTGGACGTTGAAAGCCTGACGCACGTAATCCACTACGGGTTGCCGGACGATACTGAGAACTACACTCACCGAAGCGGACGTACAGGCCGTGCCGGTAAGCAAGGTCAGTCTGTAAGTATCATCGGGAAAGGCGATTTGAGACGTATTCGTTTCATCGAAAAGATGATCAATCAGAAAATCGAGCGCGTGCCGGTGCCAGACGCAAAGACTGTTTGCGAAAAGAGAGTAGGAAACTACCTTCAGCACCTTATTGAGCTCGACACGGAGAACACCCCGGCGGAAGAAGTGATGGCATTGGCCGTTGAACGTCTTCAGGAGCTGGACAAGGATGAGTTGATCAAAAAATTGGTTGCCTCGAAGTTCTCTGACTTCTTCACATACTACCAAAACGCCAAAGACCTTAACGTAAGTGGTCGTGATTCTGATGGCAGAGGTCGTGATCGTGATAGGGGATATGATCGTAATGATCGTCGCGGTGACCGCCGTGAGCGTGGTGGCGATCGTGTTCGTTACTCAAGGTTCAAAATCAATGTAGGTAAGCGTGACGGCGTTAATCCGCTTAAGGTTATCGATTTGGTAAATGAGGTTTCTCCTCACATGAATGTTGAGATCGGTAAGATTGACATTATGTCATCGGAGACTTACTTTGACGTGGATCAGAACTTCAAAGATCACATTATGGGTGCCTTTAAAGGTAGTCAGTTCGAAGGCCAGTCTCTATCAATCTCAGAAGAGAAAGAACGCCGTTCTTTCCGTGGAGGAAATGGTGGCGGTAGAGGGGGCTTCAATCGTCGTGACAACAACCGTCGTGATGACAGAAGATCGAACTATAACAGCAGACCAAGAAGAAGCTATCGTTCTTAA
- a CDS encoding Gfo/Idh/MocA family protein, producing MSRERRDFIKNMGLAGLGLALAPELAFAKRRAKKKNDGKVRIAFVGLGRGSTHLRNISRRSDVIVPAICDINPGAIKRGQDILAKNGHKKADVYSDSEYAYKDMLARDDIDGVVISTPWLWHVPMSVEAMRQGVFVGVEVSAANTMAECWDLVNTHEATGTPLMIMENVCYRRDVLAVLNMVRNGVFGEVCHARCGYLHDLRHVKFTDGEFGENARGEARWRTQHSLLRNADLYPTHGLGPIATMLDINRGNRFVSLTSTATKAKGLSNFISKTKGKDHKNANLDWKLGDVVTTVIKTANEESIIVTHDTNLPRPYSLGFYVQGVDGLVEFDRGTQRIYVEGESKPHAWEDANKWLEKYDHNMWKSHEAKAKGAGHGGMDYFLDNAFVEAVKYNLAPPLDVYDAASWSAVTPLSERSIANNSEPQYFPDFTRGNWIKRERYFAIDQKENVFN from the coding sequence ATGAGTAGAGAAAGAAGAGACTTCATAAAGAATATGGGCTTGGCGGGGCTAGGTTTGGCCTTGGCGCCCGAATTGGCTTTTGCAAAACGTCGTGCAAAAAAGAAAAATGACGGAAAGGTTCGTATTGCTTTTGTTGGACTCGGACGTGGAAGTACTCACCTAAGAAATATCTCTAGAAGATCGGATGTTATTGTTCCCGCTATCTGTGATATAAATCCAGGCGCAATAAAAAGGGGACAGGATATTTTGGCGAAAAATGGACATAAGAAAGCGGACGTATATTCCGATAGCGAGTACGCTTACAAAGACATGCTTGCTAGGGATGATATAGACGGTGTTGTGATTTCTACGCCTTGGCTTTGGCACGTGCCAATGAGTGTGGAAGCCATGAGGCAAGGCGTTTTTGTCGGTGTTGAGGTTTCCGCGGCAAATACGATGGCCGAATGTTGGGATCTGGTAAACACTCACGAAGCGACGGGCACGCCATTGATGATCATGGAAAACGTGTGCTACCGCCGTGATGTGTTGGCGGTGTTGAATATGGTGAGAAACGGAGTGTTTGGAGAGGTTTGTCACGCCCGTTGCGGATACCTCCACGATTTGCGCCACGTTAAGTTTACAGACGGCGAATTTGGTGAAAACGCTAGAGGGGAGGCGCGTTGGCGTACGCAACATTCGCTGCTCAGAAACGCCGATCTGTACCCGACTCACGGTTTGGGACCTATAGCGACCATGTTGGATATCAACAGGGGGAACCGTTTCGTTTCTTTGACCTCAACGGCCACAAAGGCTAAAGGGTTGTCCAATTTCATTTCCAAAACCAAAGGTAAAGACCATAAGAACGCGAACCTTGACTGGAAACTGGGGGATGTGGTGACAACCGTTATCAAAACGGCAAACGAAGAATCCATTATCGTAACCCACGACACTAATTTGCCTAGACCTTACTCGCTCGGATTTTATGTGCAGGGCGTAGACGGATTAGTTGAATTTGACAGGGGTACCCAAAGGATTTATGTGGAAGGGGAAAGCAAGCCCCACGCTTGGGAAGACGCTAACAAGTGGCTTGAAAAATACGACCATAACATGTGGAAATCACATGAGGCTAAGGCCAAAGGAGCTGGCCATGGCGGTATGGACTATTTCTTGGACAACGCTTTTGTGGAAGCGGTCAAATATAACTTGGCTCCGCCATTGGATGTATATGACGCCGCTTCATGGAGCGCTGTGACGCCTTTGTCTGAACGTTCGATCGCCAATAACAGCGAACCGCAATATTTCCCGGACTTTACGAGAGGAAACTGGATAAAAAGAGAGCGCTACTTTGCAATCGACCAAAAAGAGAATGTGTTCAATTAA